A single region of the Prevotella sp. HUN102 genome encodes:
- a CDS encoding DUF3298 and DUF4163 domain-containing protein: MNMKFLFCALFLMFSTMATDSCIAARQTVADDTIRVDSVEKIVMTDNAHAVVYVDYPVSGPAILRDSIEKYILNELSRGWDESVVLKPLPVSREAVGLRAKRIHASLDDMYKEFAASVDDPNEDYVKSMMYETDVMLRKVCETEDFVTYTNRYYEYLGGAHGITGMDGVTFLKPSGKLVGYVVDNLKLTELQPILRKGIVEYFQESEVEMTEEEIIESLFVEDGIIPLPFCKPYFTKGGLTFLYGQYEIGAYAIGMPNFVVPYETIFPYLTSEGKQIVSKILNRE, translated from the coding sequence ATGAATATGAAGTTTCTTTTCTGTGCATTGTTTCTGATGTTTTCAACAATGGCAACCGATAGCTGCATAGCTGCACGGCAGACGGTAGCAGACGATACAATCCGTGTGGATTCAGTAGAGAAAATTGTAATGACAGACAATGCTCACGCCGTTGTCTACGTGGATTATCCTGTAAGTGGACCGGCGATTTTGCGCGATTCCATCGAGAAATATATTCTAAATGAATTATCCAGAGGATGGGATGAAAGTGTTGTTTTGAAGCCTCTGCCCGTAAGTAGGGAGGCAGTCGGGCTCCGTGCAAAACGTATTCACGCATCTCTCGACGATATGTATAAGGAGTTTGCAGCATCCGTGGACGATCCCAATGAAGACTACGTGAAGTCAATGATGTACGAAACGGATGTGATGCTGAGGAAAGTCTGCGAAACGGAGGACTTCGTTACTTATACCAACCGTTATTATGAGTATCTCGGAGGCGCGCACGGCATTACAGGTATGGATGGTGTTACCTTTCTGAAGCCGAGCGGAAAGTTGGTTGGCTACGTTGTGGATAATCTGAAACTGACGGAATTGCAGCCCATTCTACGCAAAGGAATTGTGGAATACTTCCAAGAATCCGAAGTGGAAATGACCGAAGAAGAGATTATAGAGTCGCTGTTTGTAGAGGATGGTATTATTCCTTTGCCGTTTTGTAAGCCTTATTTCACGAAGGGAGGACTGACATTTCTTTACGGACAGTACGAAATCGGAGCTTATGCAATCGGAATGCCCAATTTCGTTGTTCCGTACGAAACGATATTCCCTTATCTGACGAGCGAAGGAAAGCAAATTGTCTCCAAGATTCTGAATCGCGAGTAG
- a CDS encoding S41 family peptidase, giving the protein MKKILLFVGLLMAAVGANAQTEAKTDKDHNYKVAKNLETFTAIYKYLDMMYVDTLDADEVVGYGINAMLHSLDPYTVYYPEEKVKDLNMMISGKYAGIGALIRYNLVLDNVVIDEPYENMPAAEAGLKKGDVILSIDDSTMIKKSVSYVSEHLRGDAGTTFILKVKRPMTGKTMKFKITRKAIQLPAVPYYGLQANGIGYLNLNSFTTDCSKDVRRAFLEMKKQGMAALVLDLRNNVGGSLQEAINIVNMFVPKGLTLVKTIGKLERANREYKTTVEPIDTVMPIVVLVNGETASASEITGGSLQDLDRAVVLGTRTYGKGLVQAPMDLPYNGNLKLTTSKYYIPSGRCIQAINYKHKNGGYMEHVPDSLTKVFHTANGREVRDGGGIKPDIEVLPDSLPNIAFYLASTGRDSTEVMLNWELEYLKNHPTIVPAKDFMISDADFESFKQAVLKSGFKYDRESRKYMENLVKLAKFEGYYDDAKAEFDALNAKLNHNLAHDLDYNKEMLKQVITADLVSAYYFQRGTIENSLQFDKQYKEAVRLLGNQSEYRKLLTPVSKEK; this is encoded by the coding sequence ATGAAGAAGATACTCCTCTTTGTTGGTTTGCTGATGGCTGCCGTTGGCGCAAATGCACAGACGGAAGCCAAGACTGATAAGGATCATAACTACAAGGTGGCAAAGAATCTCGAGACGTTCACGGCTATCTACAAATATCTTGATATGATGTATGTAGACACACTCGATGCCGATGAGGTGGTGGGATACGGAATCAATGCAATGCTGCATTCGCTTGATCCCTATACGGTGTATTATCCTGAAGAGAAGGTAAAAGACCTTAATATGATGATTTCGGGAAAATATGCAGGTATCGGTGCGCTCATCCGCTACAATCTTGTACTCGACAACGTGGTAATCGACGAACCCTACGAGAATATGCCGGCTGCCGAAGCGGGCTTGAAGAAGGGCGACGTGATTCTGTCCATCGACGATTCCACGATGATAAAGAAATCCGTGAGCTATGTCAGCGAGCATCTTCGGGGCGACGCGGGCACTACTTTCATTCTGAAAGTCAAGCGTCCGATGACGGGCAAGACGATGAAGTTCAAGATTACACGCAAAGCCATTCAGCTTCCGGCTGTACCTTATTATGGTTTACAGGCGAACGGCATCGGCTATCTTAATCTGAACTCCTTCACTACCGACTGTTCCAAGGATGTGCGCCGTGCTTTCCTCGAAATGAAGAAGCAGGGAATGGCGGCGCTCGTGCTGGACTTGCGCAACAATGTCGGCGGCAGTCTTCAGGAAGCCATCAACATCGTGAATATGTTTGTGCCCAAAGGACTCACGTTGGTAAAGACAATCGGTAAGCTCGAACGTGCCAACCGCGAATATAAGACTACCGTCGAACCCATCGACACCGTGATGCCGATTGTGGTGCTCGTGAATGGCGAAACAGCAAGCGCGAGCGAAATTACCGGCGGCAGCTTGCAGGATCTCGACCGTGCCGTGGTTCTTGGCACACGTACCTATGGAAAAGGACTGGTTCAGGCTCCGATGGATCTCCCCTACAACGGCAATCTCAAGCTGACTACAAGCAAATACTACATTCCGAGCGGCCGTTGCATTCAGGCCATCAACTATAAGCACAAAAACGGCGGCTATATGGAGCACGTGCCGGACTCTCTGACGAAGGTTTTCCACACAGCCAACGGGCGTGAGGTACGCGACGGTGGTGGCATAAAGCCCGACATAGAGGTGCTGCCCGACTCCTTGCCAAACATTGCATTCTATCTCGCTTCCACCGGTCGCGACTCTACGGAAGTGATGCTTAATTGGGAACTGGAATACTTGAAGAATCATCCTACGATTGTCCCTGCAAAGGACTTTATGATTTCGGACGCCGACTTTGAGAGCTTCAAGCAGGCAGTGCTCAAGAGTGGTTTCAAATACGACCGTGAGAGCAGAAAATATATGGAAAATCTCGTAAAACTGGCTAAATTTGAAGGCTATTACGACGATGCAAAGGCTGAATTTGATGCGTTGAACGCAAAACTAAACCACAATTTGGCGCACGACCTCGATTATAATAAGGAAATGCTCAAGCAAGTGATTACTGCCGACCTCGTTTCGGCCTATTATTTTCAGCGGGGCACCATCGAAAACAGCCTCCAGTTCGACAAGCAGTACAAGGAGGCCGTCAGATTATTGGGCAATCAAAGCGAATACAGAAAACTCCTGACACCTGTGAGCAAGGAGAAATAA
- a CDS encoding HutD family protein, with translation MMMEIIRQENYKVTEWKGGVTREILIQPQGSSLVERNFDLRISSAVIESPESTFSDFTGYRRCLLPVDGDITLFRDSERISLKWNEPFFFDGSDKIRSTNTQGAIDFNVIYREGTNVKVSVVSGEIVINTRSLIFALEALQMGKATLQPYDSVLIDSQTNCFGRAIVVSFA, from the coding sequence ATGATGATGGAAATAATCAGGCAAGAGAACTACAAGGTTACGGAATGGAAAGGGGGCGTCACACGCGAGATACTGATACAACCACAAGGCAGCAGTTTAGTCGAACGCAATTTCGACCTACGCATTTCCTCGGCAGTAATTGAGTCTCCGGAAAGCACTTTCAGCGATTTCACCGGTTACAGGCGTTGTCTGCTTCCAGTAGATGGAGACATCACGCTCTTCCGAGACAGCGAACGCATCAGCCTGAAATGGAATGAACCTTTCTTCTTTGACGGCAGCGATAAAATACGTTCGACAAATACTCAGGGGGCTATCGACTTCAATGTGATTTACCGTGAAGGCACGAATGTGAAAGTATCTGTTGTTTCTGGCGAAATAGTAATCAATACGCGTTCGCTGATATTTGCATTGGAAGCTTTGCAAATGGGCAAGGCGACGCTCCAACCCTACGACAGCGTGCTGATTGATTCCCAAACAAACTGCTTTGGACGAGCCATCGTCGTGTCGTTCGCATAG
- the cas9 gene encoding type II CRISPR RNA-guided endonuclease Cas9 (Cas9, originally named Csn1, is the large, multifunctional signature protein of type II CRISPR/Cas systems. It is well known even to general audiences because its RNA-guided endonuclease activity has made it a popular tool for custom editing of eukaryotic genomes.) — translation MKTILGLDLGTNSIGWAVVFVDDEGKFVQKIKLGSRIIPMSQDVLGKFDSGVTESQTAVRTGFRGVRRIRERNLQRRERLHRVLHTLGFLPKHYDSAIGWDRNRPTTYGKFLDHAEPKLAWEQQEDGSMRFLFMDSFCEMMADFARCQPHLIANGRRVPLDWTIYYLRKKALTQAITKEELAWILLNFNQKRGYYQLRGEEDEENPTKKEEYYELKVVSVEADENNKGKDTWYNVHLENGWIYRRSSKISLDNWVGKTKQFIVTTEYEKDGITLKTDKEGNVKRSFRAPKEDDWGLLKKQTEGQLEKSGKTVGAFIYDHILDNPSDKIRGKFVRTIERRYYKDELRAILTAQSKYHEELRDGTMLAACAEELYKGNLPHQQSLLKKDMSYLLLDDLLFYQRPLKSKKSLIADCPYEYYEYVDKESGEIKRQTIKCIAKSNPYFQEFRLWQFIINLRLFDRTDDKEVTEEYLPSKEAYARLFAYLNDRNDINQETLLKDFFKLKKEKMGNDKVYPIRWNYIEDTSKKYPCNETRHELLVALQRAGIDKEWLADKRLEYRLWHLLYSVEAKSEAETALQKLKDDEAFVNSFLKVKPFKKEYGAYSEKAIKKLLAVMRMGNDWNEDNICVDTRKRIEDIINGDIDEKIRSRMGQGMRSFESVSDFQGLPEWLACYVVYGRHSEATEIQRWETPEELLNYVRFGFKQHSLHNPIVEQCILESLRTVHDIWKEVGHIDEVHIELGREMKSTSAQRASRTQAILKNENTNLRIKSLLMELKNDAGIENVRPFSPMQQEILRIYEEGALLELTKEDKQFDEISKISQMAQPTANELTKYKLWLEQKYRSPYTGKQISLAKLFTSAYQIEHIIPQSRYFDDSFSNKVICESEVNLLKSNMLGYEFIKNHGGEIVHCTMLGDVKVFNEDEYKAFVTEHYSAQEAKRKKKNLLLEDIPDEFLNRQMNDSRYISKVVRTLLSNIVRTEDEMESTSKFVISCTGGITDRLKKDWGLNDVWNSIVYKRFERLNQITDTEAFGHWENKDGKRVFQTSVPLELQRGFNKKRIDHRHHAMDALVIACASRNIINYLNNESANSPEKREDLRRKLCDKNRIIRKPWETFTQDVRKALEDVVVSFKNYVRVINKATNYYEKYDESGKKIICKQKGEDMWAIRKPMHKDTVFGRVNLRRKETVVLSKALDNISSICNKELRKYINGLIAKNFNKKQLLAHFKSLNYRWNRQYVSKIDVWVNSDEKEPMVATRKPLDISFDKKRIESITDTGIQKILLNYLASKGDDPAMAFTPEGIAEMNKNISLYNNGKYHQPIMKVRLSEPLGAKFPIGQTGNKKEKYVEAQKGTNLYFAIYENDKGERSYNTVPLNEVAERLKQGLSPVPEVDDQGVPLKFYLSPNDLVYVPSEEEVALNECRMDKSRIYKVVSGTGKDCFFLPNRISKPIFEKVEFEAKNKLGRALSGEMIKTVCWKLEIDRLGNIRKIIK, via the coding sequence ATGAAAACAATCTTAGGATTAGACTTGGGAACCAATAGTATTGGTTGGGCCGTAGTCTTTGTTGATGATGAAGGGAAATTCGTGCAGAAAATTAAATTGGGAAGCAGAATTATTCCTATGAGTCAGGATGTGTTGGGTAAGTTTGATAGTGGAGTTACTGAATCACAGACTGCTGTTCGTACGGGATTCCGTGGAGTGAGAAGAATTCGTGAGCGTAATCTTCAACGGCGCGAACGCCTGCACAGAGTGTTGCACACTTTAGGGTTTCTGCCAAAGCATTATGATTCGGCAATAGGATGGGACAGGAACAGGCCGACAACCTATGGTAAGTTTCTTGACCACGCTGAACCCAAGTTGGCGTGGGAGCAACAGGAGGACGGAAGTATGCGTTTCCTGTTTATGGATTCGTTCTGTGAAATGATGGCGGACTTTGCACGATGCCAACCTCATCTTATTGCCAATGGAAGGAGGGTGCCATTAGACTGGACTATCTATTATTTGCGAAAAAAAGCACTTACACAAGCTATAACAAAGGAAGAATTAGCTTGGATATTGCTTAATTTTAATCAGAAGCGTGGTTACTATCAATTACGTGGAGAAGAAGATGAAGAAAATCCAACGAAGAAAGAAGAATATTACGAACTTAAAGTTGTCAGTGTAGAGGCTGATGAGAATAATAAAGGTAAGGACACGTGGTACAATGTACATCTGGAAAATGGATGGATATATCGTCGCAGCAGTAAGATCTCGCTTGATAATTGGGTAGGTAAAACCAAACAATTCATTGTTACTACTGAATACGAGAAGGATGGTATAACCTTGAAAACCGATAAAGAGGGAAATGTGAAACGTTCGTTTAGAGCACCCAAGGAAGATGACTGGGGATTGCTGAAGAAACAAACGGAAGGGCAATTGGAAAAGTCGGGAAAGACAGTTGGTGCTTTTATCTACGACCATATTCTTGATAATCCTTCTGATAAAATCAGAGGTAAGTTTGTGAGAACTATTGAACGCCGCTATTACAAGGACGAACTGCGTGCTATTCTTACGGCTCAAAGTAAGTATCACGAAGAATTAAGAGACGGCACAATGCTGGCTGCTTGTGCGGAAGAACTCTATAAGGGAAATTTGCCCCATCAGCAAAGTTTGTTGAAGAAAGATATGTCGTACCTTCTTCTTGATGATTTGTTGTTCTACCAACGTCCGTTGAAAAGCAAGAAATCTTTGATTGCTGATTGCCCTTATGAATATTATGAGTACGTTGATAAGGAAAGTGGAGAAATAAAGCGCCAGACTATCAAGTGTATTGCCAAATCCAATCCATATTTTCAGGAATTCCGTTTGTGGCAATTCATTATTAACTTGCGTTTATTCGACCGGACGGATGATAAGGAAGTTACGGAAGAGTATTTGCCATCGAAGGAAGCCTATGCTCGCTTGTTTGCATATTTGAACGACCGCAATGATATCAATCAGGAAACATTGCTGAAAGACTTCTTTAAGCTGAAGAAAGAGAAGATGGGCAATGATAAAGTGTATCCGATTCGTTGGAACTACATTGAAGACACGTCCAAGAAATATCCTTGCAACGAGACTCGCCACGAATTGTTGGTGGCATTGCAGAGGGCAGGTATAGACAAAGAGTGGTTGGCCGACAAGAGACTGGAGTATCGGCTTTGGCATTTGCTTTATTCCGTAGAAGCGAAGAGTGAGGCTGAAACGGCACTTCAGAAATTGAAAGACGATGAGGCTTTTGTAAACTCATTCCTGAAAGTTAAGCCTTTTAAAAAGGAATATGGTGCTTACTCTGAAAAAGCTATCAAGAAGCTGTTGGCTGTGATGCGTATGGGCAATGACTGGAATGAAGACAATATCTGCGTGGACACGAGAAAGCGGATAGAAGACATCATAAACGGCGATATAGATGAAAAGATCAGAAGCAGAATGGGGCAGGGTATGCGTTCCTTTGAAAGTGTATCTGATTTTCAGGGGTTGCCGGAATGGCTGGCTTGTTATGTGGTTTATGGAAGACATTCTGAAGCTACGGAGATTCAGCGTTGGGAAACTCCTGAAGAATTGCTGAATTACGTAAGGTTCGGATTCAAGCAGCATTCTCTCCACAATCCGATAGTTGAGCAATGCATACTTGAGAGTTTGCGCACGGTTCACGATATTTGGAAAGAAGTGGGGCATATTGATGAAGTTCACATTGAATTGGGGCGAGAAATGAAAAGCACATCGGCTCAGCGTGCAAGTCGCACCCAAGCTATATTGAAGAATGAGAATACCAATTTACGCATCAAGAGTTTGCTGATGGAGCTAAAGAACGATGCCGGCATTGAAAATGTTCGTCCATTCTCTCCAATGCAGCAAGAAATATTGCGCATTTATGAAGAAGGTGCGTTGCTGGAACTTACCAAGGAGGATAAGCAGTTTGATGAAATAAGTAAGATTTCTCAAATGGCGCAGCCGACGGCTAATGAGCTGACAAAGTATAAGCTGTGGTTGGAACAGAAGTATCGTTCTCCATATACGGGAAAGCAGATTTCGTTGGCGAAGTTGTTTACCTCGGCATATCAGATAGAGCATATTATTCCCCAGAGCAGATATTTCGATGATTCGTTCTCCAACAAGGTTATTTGCGAGTCTGAGGTTAATTTACTGAAATCCAATATGCTTGGATATGAGTTTATAAAGAACCACGGTGGAGAAATAGTGCATTGTACGATGCTGGGCGATGTGAAAGTCTTCAACGAAGATGAGTATAAGGCGTTCGTAACCGAGCATTATTCAGCTCAAGAGGCAAAACGGAAAAAGAAGAATCTGTTATTGGAAGACATACCTGATGAGTTTTTGAATCGTCAGATGAACGACAGTAGATATATCAGCAAGGTGGTCAGAACTCTGCTCTCAAATATAGTTCGCACAGAAGATGAAATGGAATCTACGTCTAAATTCGTCATTTCTTGCACGGGAGGAATCACTGACCGATTGAAGAAGGATTGGGGATTGAATGATGTTTGGAACAGCATAGTCTATAAGCGTTTTGAAAGACTCAATCAGATTACGGATACGGAAGCGTTCGGACACTGGGAAAACAAAGATGGCAAGCGGGTGTTCCAGACCTCTGTGCCATTGGAATTGCAGCGTGGATTCAATAAAAAGCGAATCGACCATCGGCATCACGCTATGGATGCGCTTGTGATAGCGTGTGCGTCGCGCAATATCATTAATTATCTGAATAATGAATCTGCAAACAGTCCAGAGAAAAGAGAAGATTTGCGTCGTAAGCTTTGCGATAAGAACAGGATTATCCGTAAGCCTTGGGAAACTTTCACGCAGGATGTGCGTAAAGCTCTGGAAGACGTAGTCGTTAGTTTTAAGAATTATGTGCGCGTAATAAACAAGGCGACAAATTATTATGAAAAGTATGATGAAAGTGGAAAGAAGATAATTTGCAAGCAAAAGGGAGAGGATATGTGGGCTATCAGAAAGCCTATGCATAAGGATACCGTTTTCGGACGTGTGAATTTGCGTCGTAAAGAAACTGTCGTTCTTTCAAAGGCTTTGGATAATATATCTTCTATTTGTAATAAGGAGTTACGGAAGTACATTAATGGTTTGATAGCAAAAAACTTTAATAAGAAACAATTGTTGGCACATTTTAAGAGCTTGAATTATCGTTGGAATAGACAATATGTTTCAAAGATTGACGTATGGGTGAATAGCGATGAAAAAGAGCCGATGGTGGCTACGCGTAAGCCTCTTGATATTTCTTTTGACAAGAAACGTATAGAATCTATCACTGATACGGGTATTCAGAAGATTCTGCTCAATTATCTTGCATCAAAAGGCGATGATCCAGCAATGGCCTTTACTCCCGAAGGGATTGCCGAGATGAATAAGAATATTTCGCTGTATAATAATGGAAAGTATCATCAGCCGATAATGAAAGTGAGACTGTCTGAACCATTGGGAGCCAAGTTCCCAATAGGTCAAACAGGTAATAAAAAAGAAAAGTACGTTGAGGCTCAAAAGGGTACTAATCTTTATTTTGCTATTTATGAAAATGATAAAGGCGAAAGAAGCTATAATACTGTTCCACTCAACGAAGTTGCAGAACGTTTGAAACAGGGACTTTCTCCTGTTCCTGAGGTTGATGATCAAGGTGTGCCTTTGAAATTCTATCTGTCTCCTAACGATTTGGTTTATGTGCCATCAGAGGAAGAGGTAGCTTTGAATGAATGTAGGATGGATAAGAGTAGGATATATAAGGTGGTAAGTGGAACTGGAAAAGATTGCTTCTTCTTACCTAATAGAATAAGCAAACCTATTTTCGAAAAGGTGGAATTTGAAGCTAAAAATAAATTAGGTAGAGCCTTGTCGGGTGAAATGATTAAGACTGTCTGTTGGAAACTGGAAATTGATCGTTTGGGCAATATTCGTAAAATCATTAAATAG
- the cas1 gene encoding type II CRISPR-associated endonuclease Cas1, with the protein MIKKTLCFTTPVYLSLRNAQLVLRLPEVETSDGYPEKLKKEAERTIPIEDIGVVVLDHKRITITTGVLEALLDNNCAVITCDSKSMPVGMMLPLDGNSTQSERFRQQINASLPLKKQLWQQTVRQKILNQEAVLRLTTNKETNCMRVWATDVRSGDSENLEARAAAYYWKSLFRDIPDFVRDREGMPPNNLLNYGYAILRAVVARSLVGSGLLPTLGIHHHNKYNAYCLADDIMEPYRPFVDQLVLSIMDRVYDCSELTKEIKMELLGIPAMDVKLGGKRRPLMIAAQETTASLYKCFAGEIRNISYPEI; encoded by the coding sequence ATGATAAAGAAAACGCTTTGTTTTACGACCCCCGTCTATTTGAGTTTGCGCAATGCACAATTGGTTTTGCGTTTGCCCGAAGTGGAAACAAGTGATGGCTATCCGGAAAAATTGAAGAAAGAAGCCGAGCGCACCATTCCGATAGAAGATATCGGAGTGGTGGTGCTCGACCATAAACGGATAACGATTACTACTGGTGTGTTGGAAGCCTTGCTGGATAATAATTGTGCTGTAATCACGTGCGATTCCAAGAGTATGCCGGTAGGGATGATGCTGCCTTTAGATGGAAACAGTACGCAGAGTGAACGGTTCAGACAGCAGATAAATGCTTCGCTTCCTTTGAAAAAACAACTGTGGCAGCAGACTGTCAGGCAGAAAATTCTCAATCAGGAGGCTGTACTGCGCCTTACCACCAATAAGGAAACTAATTGTATGCGAGTATGGGCAACGGATGTAAGGAGTGGCGATAGCGAAAATTTGGAGGCTCGTGCTGCTGCTTACTATTGGAAGAGCCTGTTCAGGGATATTCCTGATTTTGTGCGGGATAGGGAAGGAATGCCGCCCAATAATTTGTTGAATTATGGATATGCCATACTTAGGGCAGTCGTTGCTCGTTCGTTGGTGGGCAGTGGGCTGTTGCCGACATTGGGAATACATCATCATAATAAATATAATGCCTATTGTTTGGCCGATGATATAATGGAGCCGTATCGCCCATTTGTGGATCAGTTGGTATTAAGCATAATGGACCGGGTGTATGATTGTAGTGAACTGACGAAAGAAATCAAGATGGAACTGTTGGGAATCCCTGCAATGGACGTTAAATTAGGAGGTAAACGACGCCCTTTGATGATTGCTGCTCAAGAAACTACTGCGTCATTGTATAAATGTTTCGCAGGTGAAATACGCAATATAAGCTATCCTGAAATTTAA
- the cas2 gene encoding CRISPR-associated endonuclease Cas2, whose translation MATFDRLSEFRIMWILVFFDLPTETKKDKKAYIDFRKGLQRDGFTMFQFSIYVRHCASMENAEVHIKRVKNLLPKFGKVGILCITDKQFSNIQLFYGEKPQSPNAPYQQLELF comes from the coding sequence ATGGCAACTTTTGACCGACTTAGTGAATTTAGAATTATGTGGATACTTGTTTTCTTCGACCTTCCTACAGAAACAAAGAAAGACAAGAAAGCCTATATTGACTTTCGGAAGGGCTTGCAGCGCGATGGTTTCACGATGTTTCAATTCTCTATCTATGTCCGTCATTGTGCCAGTATGGAAAATGCAGAAGTGCATATCAAGCGCGTTAAAAATCTTTTGCCCAAGTTTGGAAAAGTGGGAATTTTGTGTATTACCGATAAACAATTTTCGAATATTCAGCTCTTTTATGGCGAAAAACCACAAAGTCCCAATGCTCCTTACCAACAACTGGAGTTGTTTTAG
- a CDS encoding SMI1/KNR4 family protein: MKQEVIKKLNVFFQQNPTMSGKAATNEQIINAEKELNIIMDKDYKEFIQNFGGAYAGLAIHAFINGTSIGNETIIDLTNNARNLFNEANLFPEINKSLVIADDGSGNPIAIMPNGEIVLFDYDTEEKQVLSNSFEEFIEENFVE, translated from the coding sequence ATGAAACAAGAAGTCATAAAAAAGTTGAATGTTTTCTTTCAGCAAAATCCCACTATGTCAGGAAAAGCAGCTACTAATGAACAAATCATAAATGCTGAAAAAGAACTTAATATTATAATGGATAAAGATTATAAAGAGTTTATCCAAAATTTTGGAGGTGCTTATGCAGGATTAGCGATTCATGCTTTTATAAATGGAACATCAATAGGAAATGAAACAATAATTGATTTAACAAATAACGCTCGCAACCTTTTTAATGAAGCCAATCTTTTCCCTGAAATTAATAAAAGTCTTGTAATTGCTGATGATGGTTCGGGCAATCCTATTGCTATTATGCCTAATGGCGAAATAGTGCTATTTGACTACGATACAGAAGAAAAGCAGGTGCTTTCAAATTCCTTTGAAGAATTTATTGAAGAGAATTTTGTGGAATAG
- the rimP gene encoding ribosome assembly cofactor RimP, with amino-acid sequence MIDKNVVKKFVDEWLEDKEYFLVDIQLSPDNRIVVEIDHVDGVWIEDCVELSRFIEERLSRDEEDYELEVGSAGLGQPFKVPQQYINFIGKEVEVLSKDGKKVKGVLKSVDGKDFVVSVNEKVQVEGKKRPVKMDVDHTYNMDEVKYTKYIISFK; translated from the coding sequence ATGATAGATAAAAACGTAGTAAAGAAATTTGTTGATGAGTGGCTGGAGGACAAGGAGTATTTCCTCGTCGATATTCAGTTAAGCCCGGACAACAGAATCGTTGTTGAAATCGACCACGTTGATGGTGTGTGGATTGAGGATTGCGTGGAGTTGAGCAGGTTCATTGAGGAGCGTCTCTCGCGCGATGAGGAGGACTACGAACTCGAAGTGGGTTCGGCTGGTCTGGGGCAGCCGTTCAAGGTTCCTCAGCAGTACATCAACTTCATTGGCAAGGAAGTCGAGGTGCTCTCGAAGGACGGAAAGAAAGTGAAGGGCGTTTTGAAAAGCGTTGATGGCAAGGACTTTGTGGTGTCTGTCAATGAGAAGGTACAGGTGGAAGGAAAGAAGCGTCCCGTGAAAATGGACGTGGACCACACGTACAATATGGATGAAGTAAAATATACAAAATATATAATAAGTTTCAAGTAA